The genomic segment CTACAAGGATGCGGTGACCTGTGGCAAGGGACGTATGGGCACGCATGACGTGGCATTTGGCGTGATGGATTTCGATTTTCTTGGCGCCAGCATGGGGTCGGTCGTCGGTGAAAAAATAACGCGTATGATCGAGCGGGGTACAGCCGCAGGCATGCCCGTGATCCTCGTTTGTGCGTCGGGCGGAGCTCGTATGTACGAAGGATTGATGAGCCTGATGCAAATGGCGAAAACCAGTGCGGCACTAGCGCGGCACGCCCAGGCAAAACTACCTTATATCCCCATTTTGACCAATCCCACCACCGCCGGCGTCATGGCCAGTTTTGCCACGTTGGGCGACGTCATCATTGCCGAGCCTAAAGCACTGATTGGCTTTGCAGGGCGACGCGTCATCAAGGAAACGACCCAGCAGGATCTTCCTGATGATTTTCAGCGTTCGGAATTTCTGCAGGAACACGGCCTGATCGACCGGATCATTCATCGGCATGAGCTTAAAAATGAAGTCATTAAACTCCTTGATTTCTTTCAACCAGAAATGGTTCCCGCCGAAGAACCGGAAGACACCCCGACGTTCGATGAGCAGGTGGCGACAGCAGAGCATAGCGATTATATCGATGTGCCTGTGATCGATAAAAAAGACGATTAATCCCGGATCAGGGTATGCAAAACAAGTATTCGACGATGGATAAAGACGCGCTCCTTGACGCTATTTATCGTCGCACCAGTCACGGCGTCCGACCCGGGACAAAAGTCATTCGGACTTTATGTGAGGCCTTGAAGCTTTCACCCCTGCCGTACCTGGTCGTACATGTGGCCGGCACCAACGGCAAAGGATCGGTCTGCACCATGCTGGAAGGGATGCTGCGGGCTCAGGGTTTACGGACCGGGCAATATGCATCCCCTCATCTCGTTCGCGTGAATGAACGCTTCCGTGTCAACGGCACCATCGTCGGTGATGCCATCATGCTGGATGCCATTCAATCGGTGCTGGAAGCGGATGAAGTGTGTCAGGAACAAGGTCAGCGGCCCGCAACATTTTTCGAAATCACGACAGCCGCCGCTTTTCTCATTTTTGCCCGTGAAAAAGTGCATATCGCCGTCGTTGAAACGGGTATGGGCGGAGCATGGGATGCAACAAACATCGTTACACCACTGGTTTCAGTCATTACCCGCATAGGATTCGACCACATTAATTTTCTCGGACGAACCCTCAAAGAAATTGCCAAAGAAAAAAGTGGAATCATCAAAAAAGGACGCCCCGCCGTTCTGGGCGCCATGCCCGATGAAGCAGAAGCAGTGATGGAGGTTCAGTCGAATTCCTGCCGCGCACCCTTACTCTATACGCGCGATCACATTTCCATCCGGTTGGTTTCGCAATCCATCGAAGGATTGGAGCTGGAAGTCGAAACACAGCAGCTCAATGTGGGAACAGTCCGCCTGCCCATGGGCGGAATATTTCAAATCGAAAATGTGGCGACGGCCATTCTCGCCTTTTTCACCATATTAGATCAGCTGGGAATGACCATTAATCCTGATATCATTAAACAGGGATTGGGTGATATACACTGGCCTGCGCGCTTCCAGTTACTATCTCGAAACCCCGTTATTATTCTCGACGGAGCACACAATGCATGCGGGATGACGGCCCTCTTCCAGACCATGGAAAAAATCATTCATAACGATAAAACGCCTGTGGGTATGATCATCGGGATGCTGGAAGACAAAGACACCCATGCACTGGCACGCATAGCATCCGATCATGCCAGCCGATTCTGGGCGGTGACCCCCCATTCACCACGGGCCTTTGCGGCCGATCTTTTATGCCAGAAACTTACTACAGCCAGTGCCAGGCAGGTACACTGCTGCGACGACCTTCCTCAAGCATGGAACAAAGCCATCAGCTGGGCCCGTTCATGTCAGGGCATCGTACTCGTTGCCGGATCACTTTATCTTGCCGGCGAGGTATTATCGCTGATTGAACAGGGAGTTATTCATTGTGAAGACTGAATCGATGTTACACGACGTCCCGTTGCGTA from the Spartobacteria bacterium genome contains:
- a CDS encoding acetyl-CoA carboxylase carboxyltransferase subunit beta; translated protein: MPYIPFFSKKPNTIKSRKKDMPDGLWMKCPSCEEIIFKREIELEFNVCPQCSHHFRLGRKERIDLLLDKGSFEEWDETMSSIDVIKFTGLDSYTSKLESNMRKTGYKDAVTCGKGRMGTHDVAFGVMDFDFLGASMGSVVGEKITRMIERGTAAGMPVILVCASGGARMYEGLMSLMQMAKTSAALARHAQAKLPYIPILTNPTTAGVMASFATLGDVIIAEPKALIGFAGRRVIKETTQQDLPDDFQRSEFLQEHGLIDRIIHRHELKNEVIKLLDFFQPEMVPAEEPEDTPTFDEQVATAEHSDYIDVPVIDKKDD
- a CDS encoding bifunctional folylpolyglutamate synthase/dihydrofolate synthase, whose product is MQNKYSTMDKDALLDAIYRRTSHGVRPGTKVIRTLCEALKLSPLPYLVVHVAGTNGKGSVCTMLEGMLRAQGLRTGQYASPHLVRVNERFRVNGTIVGDAIMLDAIQSVLEADEVCQEQGQRPATFFEITTAAAFLIFAREKVHIAVVETGMGGAWDATNIVTPLVSVITRIGFDHINFLGRTLKEIAKEKSGIIKKGRPAVLGAMPDEAEAVMEVQSNSCRAPLLYTRDHISIRLVSQSIEGLELEVETQQLNVGTVRLPMGGIFQIENVATAILAFFTILDQLGMTINPDIIKQGLGDIHWPARFQLLSRNPVIILDGAHNACGMTALFQTMEKIIHNDKTPVGMIIGMLEDKDTHALARIASDHASRFWAVTPHSPRAFAADLLCQKLTTASARQVHCCDDLPQAWNKAISWARSCQGIVLVAGSLYLAGEVLSLIEQGVIHCED